A single window of Gossypium hirsutum isolate 1008001.06 chromosome A10, Gossypium_hirsutum_v2.1, whole genome shotgun sequence DNA harbors:
- the LOC107895777 gene encoding restin homolog, with the protein MHLRLDVEVQKSEAEKLRKRKNEVEEDLKSLKTDYKKLRLLMRTAGLGKTSEQWRQEIREEKTKADHWEKKFQEVQARNEAFEKTLSESKSEQVELRARVAELERSLCLYRNCNSVVELRASLNKIEEMKGKIEELEAALQNCEMRIEFLEASEEQWRGQLYHSQNQVRSRDYIMREIVTQIREVADYLQTLVVQAEILSVKYELESDPGQELALLLRKIKALSIRAKSYCNSLQMQEQLVKIQQEMKDQMMDSQRNMMSQLSQLLVGRMDKGKNPMDNVGETNEDP; encoded by the exons ATGCATCTGAGATTAGATGTGGAGGTTCAGAAGTCAGAGGCAGAAAAGTTACGGAAAAGAAAGAATGAAGTTGAGGAGGATTTGAAAAGTTTGAAGACGGATTATAAGAAGCTACGCCTATTGATGAGGACTGCTGGGTTAGGGAAAACTTCAGAGCAGTGGCGTCAGgaaattcgagaagaaaagaCTAAGGCTGATCATtgggaaaagaaattccaggAGGTTCAAGCTCGAAATGAGGCCTTTGAGAAAACTCTATCAGAGAGTAAAAGTGAACAAGTTGAATTAAGGGCTAGAGTAGCGGAACTTGAGAGATCTCTTTGTCTGTATCGGAATTGCAATTCTGTAGTGGAGTTGAGAGCAAGCTTAAACAAGATAGAAGAAatgaaagggaaaatagaagaattaGAGGCGGCATTGCAGAATTGTGAAATGAGGATTGAGTTCTTAGAGGCAAGTGAAGAACAATGGAGGGGACAGCTTTATCATTCTCAGAATCAAGTTAGAAGTAGGGATTACATTATGAGAGAAATCGTAACACAAATTCGGGAGGTAGCTGATTACTTGCAGACTTTGGTGGTACAGGCAGAAATATTAAGTGTGAAGTATGAGCTGGAGTCAGATCCGGGACAGGAGTTAGCTTTGTTGCTCAGGAAAATTAAAGCTCTGAGCATTAGGGCAAAGTCTTATTGTAACTcg TtacagatgcaagagcagctaGTTAAGATTCAGCAAGAGATGAAGGATCAAATGATGGACTCCCAAAGAAATATGATGTCTCAATTGTCCCAGTTGCTGGTAGGAAGGATGGATAAGGGGAAAAATCCTATGGACAATGTTGGGGAAACTAATGAAGACCCTTAG
- the LOC107897585 gene encoding serine/threonine-protein phosphatase 5: MPGMENEGSNLSRAEEIKNQANEAFKAHKYGQAIDLYTQAIELNSQNAVYWANRSLAHTKLEEYGSAIQDATKAIEVDPKYSKGYYRRGAAYLAMGKFKEALKDFQQVKRICPNDPDATKKLKECEKAVMKLKFEEAISVPESERRSVADSIDYRAIKVEPQYLGAKIEGDVVTLDFVKKMMDDFKNQKCLHKRYAFQIVLQMREMLQALPSLVDINVPDGCLLTVCGDVHGQFYDLINIFELNGLPSEENPYLFNGDFVDRGSFSVEVILTLFAFKCMCPSAIYLARGNHESKSMNKIYGFEGEVRSKLSETFVELFAEVFCYLPLAHVINQKVFVVHGGLFSVDGVKLSDIRAIDRFCEPPEEGLMCELLWSDPQPYPGRGPSKRGVGLSFGADVTRRFLQDNNLDLVVRSHEVKDEGYEIEHDGKLITVFSAPNYCDQMGNKGAFIRFEAPDLKPNIVTFSAVPHPDVKPMAYANNFLRMFQ; this comes from the exons ATGCCCGGTATGGAAAATGAAGGTTCTAACCTCTCACGAGCTGAAGAAATCAAAAACCAAGCTAATGAAGCATTTAAAG CACACAAATATGGTCAGGCTATTGACTTGTACACGCAGGCGATAGAGCTAAATAGTCAGAATGCAGTGTACTGGGCCAATCGCTCACTTGCTCACACCAAATTGGAAGAGTATGGTAGTGCCATACAGGATGCTACTAAGGCAATTGAAGTGGATCCTAAATATTCAAAG GGTTATTACAGACGAGGTGCAGCTTATCTTGCCATGGGGAAGTTTAAGGAAGCACTAAAGGATTTTCAACAG GTCAAAAGGATTTGTCCCAATGATCCTGATGCTACCAAGAAATTAAAGGAGTGTGAGAAAGCggtaatgaaattaaaatttgaagaaGCGATTTCTGTACCTGAGTCGGAGAGGCGTTCTGTAGCTGACTCCATAGATTACCGCGCCATAA agGTGGAGCCACAATATTTAGGCGCAAAAATAGAGGGAGATGTTGTTACTTTGGACTTTGTTAAGAAAATGATGGATGACTTCAAGAACCAAAAGTGTTTACATAAAAG ATATGCATTCCAGATTGTCTTGCAAATGAGAGAAATGTTGCAGGCTTTGCCCTCTCTTGTAGATATTAATGTTCCTGATGGCTGTCTTTTAACCGTCTGTGGTGACGTGCATGGTCAG TTCTACGATCTGATAAATATTTTTGAGCTTAATGGTCTCCCTTCTGAAGAGAATCCATATCTCTTTAATGGTGACTTTGTTGATAGAGGATCTTTCTCTGTGGAGGTCATCCTCACACTATTTGCATTCAAGTGCATGTGTCCATCAG CTATTTACCTTGCTAGAGGGAATCATGAGAGTAAGAGCATGAACAAAATCTACGGTTTTGAGGGCGAGGTCAGGTCCAAGCTGAGTGAGACATTTGTGGAACTCTTTGCGGAAGTATTCTGTTATTTGCCTTTGGCTCATGTaataaatcaaaaggtctttgtcGTTCATGGAGGCCTTTTCAGTGTTGATGGGGTGAAACTCTCTGACATTAGAGCAATAGATCGATTTTGTGAGCCTCCTGAGGAAG GGTTGATGTGTGAATTGCTTTGGAGTGATCCACAACCTTACCCAGGACGAGGGCCTAGCAAGAGGGGAGTAGGTCTTTCTTTTGGTGCAGATGTGACAAGGAGATTTTTGCAGGATAACAATCTAG ATTTAGTAGTGCGATCTCATGAAGTAAAAGATGAAGGTTATGAGATTGAGCATGATGGTAAACTTATTACTGTTTTCTCTGCACCAAATTACTGTGATCAG ATGGGTAACAAGGGTGCATTTATTCGGTTCGAAGCACCTGATTTAAAGCCAAATATTGTTACATTCTCAGCAGTG CCTCACCCTGATGTCAAACCGATGGCTTATGCCAATAACTTTCTCCGAATGTTCCAATAG